A region from the Salinivibrio kushneri genome encodes:
- a CDS encoding 2OG-Fe dioxygenase family protein: protein MTTSSLLMQLNQLDDNDIKQLQPSFDNLPGTSHADGGYRLRRYSVVHVFNEGVEKLPPRPFMQTSDINEFQGDVARTFEDIESETVQKPGFHAMCRTFRDMYQLSDGNDIEIHQIRIQADNQSVQVAPEGVHQDGFDHIAIVSIGRDNIDGGDFQVFSHKTSAPLFSLPLAPGQMAALDDRTLWHYAEPITPVDNQKPGTMDVFVLTATRK, encoded by the coding sequence ATGACTACGTCTTCACTACTCATGCAGCTCAATCAACTGGATGATAACGACATCAAGCAGCTTCAACCCTCGTTTGATAATCTCCCCGGCACTTCACATGCAGACGGCGGCTATCGACTTCGTCGTTACTCGGTGGTTCATGTTTTCAATGAAGGTGTCGAAAAACTACCACCACGGCCGTTTATGCAAACCTCGGATATCAACGAGTTCCAAGGCGATGTGGCGAGGACATTTGAAGATATTGAATCAGAAACCGTGCAAAAGCCTGGCTTTCATGCCATGTGTCGCACTTTCCGCGATATGTATCAGTTAAGCGACGGTAACGATATTGAAATCCACCAAATTCGTATTCAGGCGGATAATCAGTCGGTACAAGTCGCCCCAGAGGGGGTTCACCAAGATGGCTTCGATCATATCGCCATTGTGAGCATTGGCCGCGATAATATTGATGGCGGTGACTTTCAGGTATTTAGTCATAAAACAAGCGCCCCGCTGTTTAGTTTGCCGCTGGCACCGGGACAAATGGCAGCACTTGATGACCGTACACTGTGGCATTACGCTGAGCCAATTACGCCCGTGGATAACCAGAAACCGGGCACGATGGATGTATTTGTACTCACAGCAACAAGGAAGTAA
- a CDS encoding glycosyltransferase family 9 protein, whose amino-acid sequence MPLFTHAPRSLCFLRLSAIGDVCHAVAAIQAVQRHWPQTQITWVVGKVEAQLLAGLEGVELVVFDKKAGLAGMRHVWQQLKGRRFDALVHMQLALRASLLTVGIGARHRVGFHRHRAKEGQWLFTNKRIPDTQSCHVLDSFFAFTQYLGVPVTPPQWQLPLSEDDHAFANAQLGDKPTVVISPAASKDERNWLPERYAEFADYVVGKGYQVALCGSPAEREKTLAARIIADANVPLVNLVGQTSLKQLAAVLACADAVLAPDSGPAHMATTQGTPVLGLYGHSNPKRTGPYNNLADVVSVYETFAEQQHGKPVEQLAWSTRVKGDHVMAAIDTQQVIDAFETMMATQ is encoded by the coding sequence ATGCCTCTGTTTACTCACGCCCCACGCTCCCTGTGTTTTTTACGCCTGTCTGCGATTGGCGATGTTTGCCATGCGGTGGCAGCGATTCAAGCCGTGCAGCGTCATTGGCCACAGACGCAGATCACTTGGGTGGTTGGTAAAGTCGAAGCACAGCTTTTAGCCGGGCTTGAAGGAGTGGAGCTGGTGGTGTTTGACAAAAAGGCAGGCTTGGCAGGCATGCGTCACGTCTGGCAGCAGCTGAAAGGGCGCCGGTTTGATGCGCTAGTGCATATGCAGCTTGCTTTACGCGCTAGCTTATTGACTGTGGGGATCGGCGCGCGCCATCGCGTGGGGTTTCATCGTCACCGAGCGAAAGAGGGGCAGTGGCTGTTTACCAATAAACGGATCCCCGACACCCAGTCGTGCCATGTGTTAGACAGCTTTTTCGCCTTTACTCAATACTTGGGCGTGCCGGTTACGCCGCCGCAGTGGCAACTACCACTTTCTGAAGACGATCATGCCTTTGCCAACGCGCAACTGGGTGACAAGCCTACTGTCGTGATCAGTCCTGCCGCGAGTAAAGATGAGCGCAACTGGCTGCCAGAGCGCTACGCTGAATTCGCCGACTACGTGGTCGGTAAAGGGTATCAGGTGGCCCTCTGTGGTTCACCGGCCGAGCGTGAAAAAACGCTGGCCGCGCGCATTATTGCCGACGCCAACGTACCACTGGTTAACTTGGTGGGACAAACCAGTCTCAAACAATTGGCTGCGGTGCTCGCGTGCGCCGATGCGGTGCTGGCCCCCGACTCCGGCCCCGCGCACATGGCAACCACACAAGGCACGCCCGTCTTAGGCCTTTATGGCCATAGCAACCCGAAGCGCACCGGCCCTTATAATAATCTCGCGGATGTGGTCAGTGTTTACGAAACTTTTGCTGAACAGCAACATGGCAAGCCCGTTGAGCAGCTAGCATGGAGCACACGGGTGAAAGGCGATCATGTGATGGCCGCCATCGACACTCAGCAGGTGATCGACGCGTTTGAAACCATGATGGCGACGCAATAA
- the acnA gene encoding aconitate hydratase AcnA, whose product MSNPSQHPDSFNTRRTLHVNGETYDYYRLDALSDNFEISRLPYCLKVLLENLLRKEDGKNVSADDIRTLCQWQADKAGQDQVNFTPARVVLQDFTGVPAVVDLAAMRAAMRELKGDPAKINPLGAVDLVIDHSVMVDDYGNPDSLQKNTEIEFERNSERYQFLRWGQQAFSNFRVVPPGTGIVHQVNLEYLAPGVLVEEQGGNKLAMPDTLVGTDSHTTMINGLGVLGWGVGGIEAEAAMLGQPITMLIPEVVGFELKGELPASATATDLVLTVTQMLRERGVVGKFVEFYGPGLAKLPLADRATIANMAPEYGATCGIFPIDNETLNYMRLTGRTDEQITLVETYAKAQGLWRDDDAPVADYSDTLHLDLGDVVPSLAGPKRPQDRIALTDAKAQFDQLLEKEQAAANNLIASFASEGGQTAVDNPSLREQGKVEVDYNGERFTLEHGAVVIAAITSCTNTSNPAVLVAAGLVAQKARERGLNTKPWVKTSLAPGSQVVPAYLENVGLLEPLAELGFNIVGFGCTTCIGNSGPLPEPITEAIRSADLLATSVLSGNRNFEGRIHQDVKANYLASPPLVVAYALAGNMNVDVLKEPLGQDENGKPVYLKDIWPTPQEVAQTIQSAMTEGLYQDKYADVFAGTDAWRKLPVPEDEIYSWPDSTYVKKPTYFDGMTMALPEMKPIKGARCVVKVGDSITTDHISPAGAIKPDSPAGEYLKSKGVEPKDFNSYGSRRGNHEVMVRGTFANVRLKNQMAPGTEGGMTTYLPTNEQMSIYEAAQRYQKDNTPLVVLAGKEYGTGSSRDWAAKGTNLLGIKAVIAESFERIHRSNLVGFGVLPLQFKEGDSVESLGLDGTEVFDFDEIKGEPSTLKVRAVRDDKTMEFDVNVRIDTAVEWDYYRHGGILHYVLRQLAS is encoded by the coding sequence GTGAGCAACCCATCTCAACACCCAGATAGTTTCAACACCCGACGTACTCTACATGTCAACGGTGAAACCTACGACTACTATCGCCTGGACGCACTGTCCGATAATTTCGAGATCAGTCGTTTACCCTACTGCTTAAAAGTCCTGCTAGAGAACTTGCTACGTAAAGAAGATGGCAAGAATGTCTCCGCAGACGATATTCGTACGCTTTGCCAATGGCAAGCCGATAAAGCTGGGCAAGATCAGGTAAACTTCACGCCTGCTCGTGTCGTGCTTCAAGACTTCACTGGCGTACCTGCGGTGGTTGATTTAGCGGCGATGCGTGCCGCCATGCGCGAATTGAAAGGAGATCCAGCCAAAATCAACCCGCTTGGTGCGGTTGATCTTGTCATCGACCACTCGGTCATGGTGGATGACTACGGCAACCCTGATTCCTTGCAGAAAAACACCGAGATTGAGTTTGAGCGTAACAGCGAGCGCTACCAGTTTTTGCGCTGGGGTCAACAAGCCTTCTCTAACTTCCGCGTAGTGCCACCTGGCACTGGGATTGTGCACCAAGTAAACCTTGAGTATTTAGCCCCGGGTGTACTGGTGGAAGAGCAAGGCGGCAACAAGTTAGCCATGCCAGATACCCTGGTAGGTACAGACTCACATACCACCATGATCAACGGTTTAGGCGTGCTCGGTTGGGGCGTGGGGGGGATCGAAGCAGAAGCGGCGATGCTCGGCCAGCCTATCACCATGCTGATCCCAGAAGTGGTTGGTTTTGAGCTAAAAGGTGAGCTGCCTGCTTCCGCTACCGCCACTGATTTAGTACTCACCGTCACCCAGATGCTACGTGAACGCGGTGTGGTGGGTAAATTTGTTGAGTTTTATGGCCCCGGGCTCGCCAAATTACCGCTGGCTGACCGTGCGACCATTGCCAATATGGCGCCCGAGTATGGTGCAACCTGTGGCATCTTCCCGATTGATAATGAAACCCTCAACTATATGCGCCTGACAGGCCGCACTGATGAGCAAATCACACTGGTCGAAACCTACGCCAAAGCACAAGGTCTGTGGCGTGATGACGACGCACCCGTTGCCGATTACAGTGACACACTCCATCTCGACCTCGGCGATGTGGTTCCAAGTCTTGCTGGCCCCAAACGCCCACAGGACAGAATTGCATTAACCGACGCCAAAGCCCAGTTCGATCAGCTGTTGGAAAAAGAGCAAGCGGCAGCAAATAACCTGATCGCCAGTTTTGCCAGTGAAGGCGGACAAACCGCGGTCGATAATCCTAGCCTTCGCGAACAAGGTAAAGTGGAGGTCGACTATAACGGTGAGCGATTTACGCTTGAGCATGGGGCCGTTGTGATTGCGGCAATCACCTCCTGCACCAACACCTCGAACCCGGCCGTATTGGTGGCTGCAGGGTTGGTGGCACAAAAAGCACGTGAGCGAGGCTTAAACACCAAGCCTTGGGTGAAAACCTCTCTCGCACCTGGTTCTCAGGTGGTGCCTGCCTATCTAGAAAATGTTGGCCTACTTGAACCACTTGCCGAACTTGGCTTTAACATTGTTGGCTTTGGCTGTACCACCTGTATTGGTAACTCAGGGCCGCTACCTGAGCCTATCACTGAAGCCATTCGCTCGGCGGATCTGCTTGCGACCAGCGTGCTTTCCGGTAATCGCAACTTTGAAGGCCGTATTCACCAAGATGTGAAAGCCAACTATCTCGCCTCACCCCCGTTAGTGGTGGCCTATGCACTGGCGGGTAATATGAATGTCGATGTCCTTAAGGAGCCATTAGGACAAGATGAAAACGGTAAGCCTGTTTACCTCAAAGACATTTGGCCAACCCCGCAGGAAGTGGCGCAAACTATCCAATCCGCAATGACGGAAGGGCTGTACCAAGACAAATACGCGGATGTGTTTGCCGGCACAGACGCATGGCGTAAACTGCCGGTGCCTGAAGATGAGATTTATTCATGGCCTGACTCCACTTACGTTAAAAAACCAACCTACTTTGACGGCATGACCATGGCACTGCCGGAAATGAAACCGATTAAAGGCGCACGCTGTGTGGTCAAAGTCGGTGATTCGATCACGACCGACCACATCTCACCCGCCGGCGCAATTAAGCCAGATAGTCCAGCGGGCGAGTATTTGAAATCTAAAGGCGTTGAGCCAAAAGATTTCAACAGCTACGGCTCACGCCGAGGCAACCACGAGGTGATGGTACGTGGCACCTTTGCCAACGTGCGCTTGAAAAACCAAATGGCGCCGGGCACCGAGGGCGGTATGACTACCTATTTGCCCACCAATGAGCAAATGAGCATCTATGAAGCGGCCCAACGCTATCAAAAAGATAATACGCCATTAGTCGTGCTTGCGGGTAAAGAGTACGGGACAGGGTCGAGCCGTGACTGGGCCGCCAAGGGTACCAACTTGCTGGGTATCAAAGCCGTCATTGCTGAAAGCTTCGAGCGTATTCACCGCTCTAACTTAGTAGGCTTTGGCGTGTTGCCACTACAATTTAAAGAGGGTGATTCCGTCGAATCACTTGGGTTGGATGGGACAGAAGTGTTCGACTTTGACGAGATCAAGGGCGAACCCTCTACCCTCAAGGTACGTGCAGTTCGGGATGATAAAACCATGGAGTTTGACGTCAACGTCCGCATCGATACAGCCGTTGAATGGGATTACTACCGCCATGGCGGCATTCTCCACTACGTGCTGCGCCAACTCGCTAGCTAA
- a CDS encoding DUF6151 family protein — MARLAIRCSCGQMTGEIIDAQQSQRCVCFCSDCQAYAQTLGYYTELEPGGGTEVLQITPSQLRIYRGRDQLTCLRLSERGLYRWYTHCCQTPIANTIHADIPFVGVVSACYQIEGDNEEEIGPVRWYVQGQDARSTPTANKVHARFPLRLMVITAVKGLWARLLGKHRPNVFFDREGRPRGLIHHVEQSAPSSRRKQPLP, encoded by the coding sequence ATGGCACGTCTTGCCATTCGGTGTTCATGTGGGCAAATGACAGGCGAGATCATTGATGCACAGCAAAGCCAACGTTGTGTGTGCTTTTGCAGTGATTGCCAGGCCTATGCGCAAACACTGGGCTACTATACTGAACTCGAGCCAGGCGGCGGCACAGAAGTGCTACAAATTACGCCATCGCAGCTCCGCATTTATCGCGGCCGAGATCAATTAACCTGTTTGAGACTGAGCGAACGAGGTCTATACCGCTGGTATACCCATTGTTGTCAAACGCCTATCGCCAATACCATTCATGCCGATATTCCTTTTGTTGGCGTGGTGAGTGCTTGCTATCAGATTGAAGGCGATAATGAAGAAGAAATCGGCCCGGTTCGCTGGTATGTGCAAGGACAAGATGCTCGCTCAACGCCTACAGCAAACAAGGTTCACGCAAGATTTCCATTGCGCCTGATGGTTATCACTGCCGTAAAGGGCTTGTGGGCACGGCTACTGGGTAAACATCGTCCGAATGTCTTTTTTGACCGTGAAGGGCGTCCGCGTGGTCTGATTCATCATGTGGAGCAATCAGCCCCCTCATCGAGAAGGAAACAGCCTCTGCCGTGA
- a CDS encoding cysteine desulfurase-like protein, translating into MTPAGFSPHAVRGHFPALAQLINGQPVAFFDGPGGAQVPSAVLDAMVDYLGHYNANLGGQFFSGRYTTELMQRARDVAAAFVNASSSESMVFGPNMTTLTFSLSRAISREWQAGDEVIVSALDHYSNVSSWQQAAHDKGATVKQVRVDESTYSIDMAHLASLMTDKTKLVAVTLASNTTGSLVDVAKVVEMAKKVGAKVYVDAVHYAPHHLVDVQALGCDFLACSAYKFFGPHVGFVYVAPEWVQTLKPYKVEPATNQGPGRFETGTQSFEAIAGFIAAVEYLAQWGDPTSSLRERLAASFAQYQAHERALSAHFIQLMRAYPKVRIYGITDDHLLDKRTPTFAIRIEGVEPAEVAQALGAQNFCVWNGHFYAQGLCEQLDVLDKGGVIRIGMMHYNTVDEIDRLHQALLPFISD; encoded by the coding sequence ATGACACCAGCAGGCTTTTCACCTCATGCTGTTCGGGGACACTTTCCCGCGCTTGCGCAATTGATTAACGGTCAACCCGTTGCATTTTTTGATGGTCCGGGCGGCGCGCAAGTGCCGAGTGCGGTGCTTGATGCCATGGTGGATTATCTAGGGCACTACAACGCCAACCTTGGTGGCCAGTTTTTCTCTGGTCGTTATACCACCGAACTGATGCAGCGGGCACGTGACGTCGCGGCCGCCTTTGTGAATGCCTCATCGTCAGAAAGCATGGTATTCGGGCCTAATATGACCACCTTGACTTTCTCGTTGAGCCGCGCAATCAGTCGCGAATGGCAGGCGGGGGACGAGGTGATTGTCTCCGCGTTAGACCACTATTCAAACGTGTCTAGCTGGCAGCAAGCGGCGCACGATAAGGGTGCGACGGTGAAACAAGTACGTGTTGACGAGTCGACGTATTCTATCGATATGGCACATCTTGCCAGCCTAATGACCGATAAAACCAAGTTGGTTGCGGTGACACTCGCCTCAAACACCACAGGCAGTTTGGTCGATGTGGCAAAAGTGGTCGAGATGGCGAAAAAAGTGGGCGCCAAAGTGTATGTCGATGCGGTGCATTACGCGCCCCATCACTTGGTGGATGTACAAGCGCTCGGATGCGACTTTCTTGCCTGTTCGGCGTATAAGTTTTTTGGGCCCCATGTTGGTTTTGTGTATGTCGCGCCTGAGTGGGTACAGACATTAAAACCGTACAAAGTAGAACCTGCCACTAATCAAGGCCCTGGCCGGTTCGAAACGGGCACGCAAAGCTTTGAAGCCATTGCGGGCTTTATCGCCGCGGTTGAGTATCTTGCACAATGGGGCGATCCAACGTCTTCACTACGAGAAAGACTAGCGGCAAGCTTTGCGCAGTATCAAGCACATGAGCGGGCCCTGTCTGCTCATTTTATTCAGTTGATGCGCGCTTATCCCAAAGTACGTATCTATGGCATTACTGACGATCATCTGCTCGATAAACGTACCCCTACCTTTGCGATACGTATAGAGGGAGTTGAGCCAGCTGAGGTTGCGCAAGCACTCGGCGCGCAAAATTTTTGTGTCTGGAACGGCCACTTTTATGCGCAAGGCTTGTGTGAACAGCTTGATGTTTTAGACAAGGGCGGTGTGATCCGCATCGGTATGATGCATTACAACACGGTTGATGAAATTGATCGGCTACACCAAGCCTTATTGCCATTTATTAGCGATTAA